A segment of the Peptoclostridium acidaminophilum DSM 3953 genome:
GTGAGCTGGGGCATTCAGGGTACTGTTATTAAGTTTACGGACTCAGAGGGAAATAAGCTAAAGCCCTTTGAAACCTTTATGATGGGAGATTGGATTGGCTGGTACATTTCTCCGGAAGGAAGCGACACCGAAGGCTTCGACGGAAAGGTCAGGGTCAAGGGGATCACCTGCGAGGAAGATGAAGCAGGGGCTTTGAACTACACCCTTGAACTGAACAATATCATGCTGGAGCATGAGATCCGCATGAACCAGTTGGTCGAGAGGATGTCCATGTTCACCCAAAACAGCGCGCTTTCCACACCGGCTACCGAAAGCCCGGCGGGGATCAGCCATAACCACACCCACTCCATGCTGCTTGGGCTGAACTCCGATGACCACCCTCAATATTACAACGAAGCAAGGCATGCGGCGGACTTGCATACAGGAATAGCGAGGGTAGCTGGTATTAAAAAGGCTGGATCAAATGAAATGACTGGAATGATTACTCTCGCAGCCGGAAACAACATTTCTATTGCTCAGGATGATGCAAATAAGACCTTTACGATTGCGGCAAGCGCTACAATAGCAAGTAGTCAGTGGTTTCAATTCTGGACAGGAAATCCAAGCAAAACAACCACTACCCAAATGACAAAAGGTGTATATTTAGCGCCTGAGGCAGATATCACTGTTAAAGGAATTTCGGCTTTGATTGATGATATAGGGAAAGACATAAAACTTGCTATTTATGAGTTATCCTCAGCAAATATTCAGCTCGGCGGTGCCGTAGCGGAATCATCCAATATTACGATGACCGGCAAAAAGAATTATATTGCTAAGCTGTCCTCCCCTGTGACATTAAAGGCAGGACATTTCTATGCATTAGCAGCTGTTTTGCAAAGTGGGACAACCCTTGGAGCATGCTCAAGTACGTATGCCAAGGATACTATCCTAACAGGAGTCAATGGATATCTGCGACTTGCAGGAATCCCTGCAAATGGAGCGACTTGGGAAGTTTCAATTGGAACATCGCCATATGCTTTTGGAATCCTAATAGAGGTATAATCAAATAATTTAATTCCTTTGAGCCTACGGGCTCTTTTTCATTTTAAGTAAGGAGGAATTGGCCTATGAAAGACATTGTTAACACGATTCAGATTGTCATTGCCGCGGTAGGCGGTTATATTGGGTATTTCCTGGGAGGCTGGGACGGATTTCTTTATGCTTTGGTAGCGTTTGTCGTTATCGACTACCTGACGGGAATTATGGTGGCAATCATAGAAAAACGCCTTTCAAGCGAAGTGGGCTTTAGGGGCATCTTCAAGAAGGTGCTAATTTTTTCACTGGTGGCGGTAGGCCACATTATCGATTCGCAGCTAATCCAAACAGGCAGTGCTATTCGTACCGCTGTCATCTTCTTTTATTTATCGAACGAAGGAATCAGCATCATAGAGAATACGGCTAAAATTGGGCTCCCTATTCCCGAAAAACTAAAAACAGTCTTAGAGCAGCTGGATAAGGAGGACGCCAAATGAATTTGCATAAACTTATTCTGACCAACAACGCCTGCTACAAAGCAGGCAAAACCATCACACCAAAAGGCATCATGGTGCACTCAACCGGAGCTAATAACCCCAATCTAAAACGCTACGTTGGGCCGGATGACGGATTGCTCGGCAAGAACCAGTATGACAACCACTGGAACCAGGATAAACCAGACGGCCAGCAGGTTTGCGTTCACGCTTTCATTGGAAAGCTGGCAGATGGCAAGATTGCCACTTACCAGACTCTTCCTTGGAATCATCGGGGCTGGCACGCCGGAGGCTCGGCAAACGACACACATATAGGCTTTGAAATCTGCGAGGACGGTTTGACCGATGCTTTCTATTTTAATAAGGTTTATACTGAGGCTGTGGAACTCTGCGTGTATCTTTGCAAACTCCATGGTTTGACAGAAAAGGATATCATCGGACACTATGAAGGCCATCAAAAAGGTATTGCTTCCAATCATGGTGACCCCAAGATTTGGTTTGCTAAGCATGGCAAAAGCATGGACAACTTTCGTGCAGCTGTTAAGGCGAGTTTGACCGTTGTCATGAAACCTACAGAAACAGAACCGCAAAAATATTATCGAGTTCAGGTCGGCGCTTTTTCCTTAAAGACTAATGCTGAGAATATGCTGAAAGAACTAAAAGCTGCTGGGTTTGATGGTTATATCAAATACAATTAAATATCTGCTTGCCTTATCCCACGAGAACAGCTTTTGTTTGTTTTCGTGGGACTTTTTATTTTGACCCTGCGAATTTGCTGATCTCATGAGCTACCTATGAAGGCTCCAATAAAAGCCTTCAGAAAGGGAGTGAATCAATTGAACGAACAGCATAAAGAAGAAATCAGCTTAAATTCAATGAGGCTGGCCACCGGTACGGAAGAGGTGATTCCGTTTTCTCCACATGTGAAGTTAACCGACGAGCAACTTCTAAACGAGATTGATTATTGGCGATCGACAAAGCTTCTAAAAAATTTGCTTCAAGAAGGCTTTATTTCTGATTTCGAATTTAACAAAATTGACGCTTTAAATCGCGAAGCTTTCTCGCCGATTTTAGCACAGCTTATGCCCAGTAATCCTTGATATATCGGATGTTCAGAGGTAATATGTCTCACCCCAAGGAGGTGAAAATAGTGAGAAAGGTGACAAAAATTGTAGGAAATAATGCGCTTATAACCATGCAGCCGAAACTTAGGGTAGCAGCATACTGCCGCGTTTCTACCGACAGCGATGAACAACTCGTCAGTCTGGAAGCTCAGAGAACCCATTACGAAGCGTATATCAAGGCCAATCCGAACTGGGAGTTTTCTGGTATCTACTATGACGAGGGCATTTCCGGCACAAAAAAAGAAAAGCGCACTGAGTTGTTACGGTTGCTTGCTGACTGTGAAAACAAGCGGATTGATTTCATAGTGACGAAATCGATTAGTCGCTTTGCTCGTAACACAACAGACTGTCTTGAGATTGTGCGAAGATTGAATGAAATCGGTGTTTCCATTTACTTTGAAAAGGAAAATATCAATACGCAGTCAATGGACAGTGAGTTAATGTTGACAATCCTAAGCAGCCTTGCTGAAAACGAGTCTGTTTCCATTTCACAGAATAACAAATGGTCGATTAAGCGGAAGTTCCAAAATGGCACTTATAAATTATCGTCTC
Coding sequences within it:
- a CDS encoding phage holin family protein, with the translated sequence MKDIVNTIQIVIAAVGGYIGYFLGGWDGFLYALVAFVVIDYLTGIMVAIIEKRLSSEVGFRGIFKKVLIFSLVAVGHIIDSQLIQTGSAIRTAVIFFYLSNEGISIIENTAKIGLPIPEKLKTVLEQLDKEDAK
- a CDS encoding N-acetylmuramoyl-L-alanine amidase; amino-acid sequence: MNLHKLILTNNACYKAGKTITPKGIMVHSTGANNPNLKRYVGPDDGLLGKNQYDNHWNQDKPDGQQVCVHAFIGKLADGKIATYQTLPWNHRGWHAGGSANDTHIGFEICEDGLTDAFYFNKVYTEAVELCVYLCKLHGLTEKDIIGHYEGHQKGIASNHGDPKIWFAKHGKSMDNFRAAVKASLTVVMKPTETEPQKYYRVQVGAFSLKTNAENMLKELKAAGFDGYIKYN
- a CDS encoding SHOCT domain-containing protein — its product is MKAPIKAFRKGVNQLNEQHKEEISLNSMRLATGTEEVIPFSPHVKLTDEQLLNEIDYWRSTKLLKNLLQEGFISDFEFNKIDALNREAFSPILAQLMPSNP